In one Pseudodesulfovibrio tunisiensis genomic region, the following are encoded:
- the aprA gene encoding adenylyl-sulfate reductase subunit alpha — MPLLPTKEASKGVALAEPEIIEQHVDVLLVGGGMGNCGAAFEAVRWADKVDSGISIMLCDKAALERSGAVAQGLSAINTYCGENDVDDYVRMVRTDLMGLVREDLIFDLGRHVDDSVHLFEEWGLPVWVKKDGKNLTGAQAKAQGLAVREGASPVRSGRWQIMINGESYKCIVAEAAKNALGEDRYVERVFIVKMLLDANEPNRIAGAVGFSTRENKVYVYTCNAAVVACGGAVNVYRPRSTGEGMGRAWYPVWNAGSTYTMCAQVGAEMTMMENRFVPARFKDGYGPVGAWFLLFKAKATNYKGEDYCETNRAMLKPYEDRGYAKGNIIPTCLRNHMMLREMREGRGPIYMDTKSALLKTVPSLESEEWKHLESEAWEDFLDMCVGQANLWAATNCAPEERGSEIMPTEPYLLGSHSGCCGIWVSGPDESWVPDEYKIKADNGKIYNRMTSVNGLFTCADGVGASGHKFSSGSHAEGRIVGKQLIRWVADHKDFKPSLKENAADLAKEIYQPWETYKAGAAISTDPVVNPNYITPHNFMMRLIKCTDEYGGGVGTMYMTSKALLNTGFWLLGMLEEDSQKLAARDLHELMRCWEQFHRLWTVRLHMQHIEFREESRYPGFYYRGDFMGLDDSKWKCFINSKFDPETGDTTLFKKPYYQIIPE; from the coding sequence ATGCCTCTGCTTCCCACTAAAGAAGCTTCCAAGGGCGTTGCCCTGGCCGAGCCTGAAATCATTGAACAGCACGTCGACGTACTTCTCGTCGGCGGCGGCATGGGTAACTGCGGTGCTGCTTTCGAAGCCGTCCGCTGGGCTGACAAAGTAGACTCCGGCATCTCCATCATGCTGTGCGACAAGGCTGCTCTCGAGCGTTCCGGCGCCGTTGCGCAGGGCCTGTCCGCCATCAACACCTACTGCGGTGAAAACGACGTCGACGACTACGTCCGCATGGTCCGCACCGACCTCATGGGCCTGGTCCGCGAAGACCTGATCTTCGACCTCGGCCGTCACGTTGACGATTCCGTCCACCTCTTCGAGGAATGGGGCCTGCCCGTGTGGGTCAAGAAGGACGGCAAGAACCTGACCGGCGCCCAGGCGAAAGCCCAGGGTCTGGCCGTTCGCGAAGGCGCCTCTCCGGTGCGTTCCGGCCGCTGGCAGATCATGATCAACGGTGAGTCCTACAAGTGCATCGTGGCCGAGGCCGCGAAGAACGCCCTGGGCGAAGACCGTTACGTGGAGCGCGTCTTCATCGTGAAGATGCTGCTGGACGCCAACGAGCCCAACCGCATCGCCGGTGCCGTCGGCTTCTCCACCCGTGAAAACAAAGTGTACGTCTACACCTGCAACGCCGCTGTCGTGGCTTGCGGTGGCGCCGTCAACGTGTACCGCCCCCGCTCCACCGGTGAGGGCATGGGCCGCGCCTGGTATCCGGTCTGGAACGCTGGTTCCACCTACACCATGTGCGCTCAGGTTGGCGCCGAGATGACCATGATGGAAAACCGTTTCGTCCCCGCCCGCTTCAAGGACGGTTACGGACCGGTCGGTGCCTGGTTCCTGCTCTTCAAGGCCAAGGCTACCAACTACAAGGGCGAAGACTACTGCGAAACCAACCGCGCCATGCTGAAGCCTTACGAGGATCGTGGCTACGCCAAGGGCAACATCATCCCGACCTGCCTGCGTAACCACATGATGCTCCGTGAGATGCGCGAAGGCCGCGGCCCGATCTACATGGACACCAAGTCCGCCCTGCTGAAGACCGTTCCCAGCCTGGAATCCGAAGAGTGGAAACACCTCGAATCCGAAGCATGGGAAGACTTCCTCGACATGTGTGTTGGCCAGGCCAACCTCTGGGCTGCCACCAACTGCGCTCCCGAGGAACGCGGTTCCGAGATCATGCCCACCGAGCCGTACCTCCTCGGTTCCCACTCCGGTTGCTGCGGCATCTGGGTGTCCGGTCCGGACGAGAGCTGGGTTCCTGACGAATACAAGATCAAGGCCGACAACGGCAAGATCTACAACCGCATGACTTCGGTCAACGGCCTGTTCACCTGCGCTGACGGCGTTGGCGCCTCCGGCCACAAGTTCTCCTCCGGCTCCCACGCTGAAGGCCGCATCGTTGGTAAGCAGCTCATCCGCTGGGTTGCCGACCACAAGGACTTCAAGCCTTCGCTGAAGGAAAACGCCGCCGATCTGGCCAAGGAAATCTACCAGCCTTGGGAAACCTACAAGGCCGGTGCTGCCATCTCCACCGACCCGGTCGTGAACCCCAACTACATCACCCCGCACAACTTCATGATGCGCCTCATCAAGTGCACCGATGAATACGGTGGTGGCGTTGGCACCATGTACATGACCTCCAAGGCTCTGCTGAACACCGGCTTCTGGCTGCTCGGCATGCTGGAAGAGGACTCCCAGAAACTGGCCGCCCGCGACCTGCACGAACTGATGCGCTGCTGGGAACAGTTCCACCGCCTGTGGACTGTGCGCCTGCACATGCAGCACATCGAGTTCCGCGAAGAATCCCGTTACCCGGGCTTCTACTACCGCGGCGACTTCATGGGCCTCGACGACTCCAAGTGGAAGTGCTTCATCAACTCGAAGTTCGACCCGGAGACCGGCGATACCACCCTCTTCAAGAAGCCCTACTACCAGATCATCCCTGAGTAG
- a CDS encoding CoB--CoM heterodisulfide reductase iron-sulfur subunit A family protein, with product MSNNSILVVGGGFAGITAALEAAEVGHEVYIVETNPYLGGRVAQLNQYFPKLCPPSCGLEIQFQRIKNNPLVKFFTMAEVESISGSAGDYDVTIRIRPRYINEKCTACGECEKAASTKVESEFEFGTAKRKVAYKTHPFMFPMRYVLDKENASESELQAIKKACPYDAVDLDDTEKTLELKVGSVVMATGWKPYPMENLTNLGGGKLANVVSNMQFERLASPSGPTNGKIVRPSDGAEPKRIAFVQCAGSRDENHLNYCSYICCMASLKHVRYIRERYPEAAVTIYYIDLRTPGRYDKFKAITANDPKLSLVKGKVAGIVEDGAKNPVVTVEDAVNGIKSDERYDLVVLATGMQPSLAGVRTGLNVPLDNEGFVIGGEESGFIAAGCAKQPLDVMKTAQSGTSAALKAIQTTVGR from the coding sequence ATGTCGAACAACAGTATTCTCGTTGTTGGCGGGGGGTTCGCAGGAATCACCGCCGCGCTCGAGGCCGCTGAAGTCGGGCACGAGGTTTACATTGTTGAAACCAATCCCTACCTCGGCGGACGAGTGGCACAGCTGAATCAGTATTTTCCTAAACTCTGTCCGCCTTCCTGCGGGCTGGAAATCCAATTTCAGCGCATCAAAAACAACCCCCTGGTCAAATTCTTCACCATGGCCGAAGTGGAATCCATTTCCGGTTCCGCCGGCGACTATGACGTGACGATCAGGATTCGCCCAAGGTACATCAACGAAAAATGTACCGCATGCGGCGAATGCGAGAAGGCCGCCTCGACAAAAGTGGAGTCCGAATTCGAATTCGGCACCGCCAAGCGCAAGGTCGCCTACAAGACGCATCCCTTCATGTTCCCCATGCGTTACGTGCTCGACAAGGAAAACGCCTCCGAGTCCGAGCTGCAGGCCATCAAGAAAGCCTGTCCCTACGACGCCGTGGATCTGGATGACACGGAAAAGACCCTTGAACTCAAGGTCGGATCCGTGGTCATGGCCACCGGCTGGAAGCCGTATCCCATGGAAAACCTGACCAATCTGGGCGGCGGCAAGCTGGCCAACGTGGTCTCCAACATGCAGTTCGAGCGGCTCGCTTCCCCGAGCGGCCCGACCAACGGCAAGATCGTCCGCCCGTCCGACGGTGCCGAGCCCAAGCGCATCGCCTTCGTGCAGTGCGCGGGTTCCCGCGACGAAAACCATCTCAACTATTGTTCCTACATCTGCTGCATGGCTTCCCTGAAGCACGTGCGCTACATCCGCGAGCGCTATCCCGAGGCAGCGGTCACCATCTACTACATCGACCTGCGCACCCCGGGCCGCTACGACAAGTTCAAGGCCATTACTGCCAACGATCCCAAACTGAGCCTGGTCAAGGGCAAGGTTGCGGGCATTGTCGAGGACGGAGCCAAGAATCCTGTCGTGACCGTGGAAGACGCAGTCAACGGCATCAAGTCCGACGAAAGGTACGATCTGGTGGTGCTGGCCACGGGCATGCAGCCCAGCCTTGCCGGCGTGCGCACCGGTCTGAACGTGCCGCTGGACAACGAGGGCTTCGTTATCGGCGGCGAGGAAAGCGGCTTCATTGCCGCGGGTTGCGCCAAGCAGCCGCTGGACGTCATGAAGACCGCTCAGTCCGGTACCAGCGCCGCCCTGAAAGCGATCCAAACTACGGTGGGGAGGTAA
- a CDS encoding hydrogenase iron-sulfur subunit, whose protein sequence is MAEKLGVYVCAGCDIGANIDVEALAESATKGKHSSYVALAKTSPVLCSPEGKAMIEADIAEHGLDGVVCCACSPRSKWDVFKFDKAQCERVNLREFAVWSFKDDKKNPGQQEAIARDYMNMGIIKLFKSNNPEPDLPETFKTVMVLGGGFTGLNAALSAASLGYEVVLVEKDDHLGGKAATMYKSFPLEFPFGDRIQDIGLDKIIADVEANDKIKVVTGATLESLEGAPGMYTATVGGEKLNIGSVVLATGWVAGKSEFLAPLGYGTIANVVTSAEFEAMASNGGIKRPSDGKTPESVAFIVDTSKLMEGVDYTAVCEEPEEEEKKDGEEEESFHYADKESAKHLAYSSELTSLVALKHANYVRELAPDAVAYVVYDHMMVPGINEKYYKAAQDDPGVMLTKGTVTGVAEAGSSVVIKAKETLLGQDVELVADLVVVPTAIVPTTAADPTMNFVYRQGPAFPDLELFDGYADSNYICFPYETRRTGVYAAGCVRQPMGLGLAKEDAAGAALKAIQCIESSNRGMSVHPRSGDLTFPEFNFMRCTQCKRCTEECPFGALDDDEKGTPKPNPTRCRRCGTCMGACPERVISFSNYGIDQIGSAIKEVQVPDKIDEGGPRIIVLACENDAYPALDMAAMRGRKWSPFVRFLPVRCLGSVNAIWVADAMSKGVDGVMMLGCKYGDDYQCHFVKGSELCNRRKENIAESLGRLGVEPERVEQYEVSIDMYDQVPDLIDEFVENITTNFGPNPFKGY, encoded by the coding sequence ATGGCTGAAAAGCTTGGTGTATACGTTTGTGCAGGCTGTGACATCGGGGCCAATATCGATGTCGAAGCCCTTGCCGAATCCGCGACAAAAGGCAAGCACTCCAGCTACGTGGCCCTGGCCAAGACCAGCCCGGTGCTCTGCAGCCCCGAAGGCAAGGCCATGATCGAGGCCGACATCGCTGAACACGGTCTGGACGGCGTGGTCTGCTGCGCCTGTTCCCCCCGCTCCAAGTGGGACGTGTTCAAGTTCGACAAGGCCCAGTGCGAACGCGTGAATCTGCGCGAATTCGCTGTCTGGTCCTTCAAGGACGACAAGAAGAACCCCGGACAGCAGGAAGCCATTGCCCGTGACTACATGAACATGGGCATCATCAAACTGTTCAAGAGCAACAATCCCGAACCCGACCTTCCCGAGACCTTCAAGACGGTCATGGTTCTGGGCGGCGGTTTCACCGGTCTGAACGCTGCGCTCAGCGCCGCCAGCCTCGGCTATGAAGTCGTGCTGGTGGAAAAGGACGACCATCTGGGCGGCAAGGCCGCAACCATGTACAAGTCCTTTCCCCTGGAATTCCCCTTCGGCGACAGGATTCAGGACATCGGGCTCGACAAGATCATCGCTGACGTTGAGGCCAACGACAAGATCAAGGTCGTGACCGGCGCCACCCTGGAATCCCTTGAAGGTGCTCCGGGCATGTACACTGCCACCGTGGGCGGCGAAAAGCTGAACATCGGTTCCGTTGTCCTGGCCACCGGCTGGGTTGCGGGCAAGAGCGAATTCCTGGCTCCCCTCGGCTATGGCACCATCGCCAACGTGGTCACTTCCGCCGAATTCGAGGCCATGGCCTCCAACGGCGGCATCAAGCGGCCCTCCGACGGCAAGACTCCCGAGTCCGTGGCCTTCATCGTGGACACCTCCAAGCTGATGGAAGGCGTGGATTACACCGCCGTCTGCGAGGAACCCGAAGAAGAGGAAAAGAAGGACGGGGAAGAGGAAGAAAGCTTCCACTACGCGGACAAGGAATCCGCCAAGCATCTGGCCTACAGCTCCGAGCTCACCTCTCTGGTGGCCCTGAAGCATGCCAACTATGTGCGCGAACTTGCTCCGGATGCCGTGGCCTACGTGGTCTACGATCACATGATGGTCCCGGGCATCAATGAAAAATACTACAAGGCCGCTCAGGACGATCCGGGCGTGATGCTCACCAAGGGCACGGTCACCGGCGTTGCCGAGGCCGGCAGCTCCGTGGTCATCAAGGCCAAGGAAACCCTGCTGGGTCAGGATGTGGAACTCGTGGCCGACCTCGTCGTGGTGCCCACGGCCATCGTGCCGACCACTGCGGCCGACCCGACCATGAACTTCGTGTACCGTCAGGGCCCGGCCTTCCCGGACCTCGAACTCTTCGACGGCTACGCGGATTCCAACTACATCTGCTTCCCGTACGAGACCCGCCGCACCGGCGTGTACGCTGCAGGTTGCGTTCGTCAGCCCATGGGTCTGGGGCTGGCCAAGGAAGATGCCGCTGGCGCCGCGCTCAAGGCCATCCAGTGCATCGAGTCCTCGAACCGCGGCATGTCCGTGCACCCGCGCTCCGGCGATCTGACCTTCCCCGAGTTCAACTTCATGCGCTGCACCCAGTGCAAGCGCTGCACCGAGGAATGTCCGTTCGGCGCTCTGGACGATGACGAAAAGGGCACGCCGAAGCCGAACCCGACGCGCTGCCGCCGCTGCGGCACCTGCATGGGCGCCTGCCCCGAGCGTGTCATCAGCTTCTCCAACTACGGCATCGACCAGATCGGTTCCGCGATCAAGGAAGTACAGGTCCCGGACAAGATCGACGAAGGCGGCCCGCGCATCATCGTGCTGGCCTGCGAGAACGACGCCTACCCGGCTCTGGACATGGCTGCCATGCGCGGTCGCAAATGGAGCCCGTTCGTCCGTTTCCTGCCCGTGCGCTGCCTCGGTTCCGTGAACGCCATCTGGGTGGCCGACGCCATGTCCAAGGGCGTTGACGGCGTGATGATGCTCGGCTGCAAGTACGGCGACGACTACCAGTGCCACTTCGTGAAGGGTTCCGAGCTGTGCAACCGCCGCAAGGAAAACATCGCGGAGTCCCTTGGCCGTCTCGGCGTCGAGCCCGAACGCGTGGAGCAGTACGAAGTCTCCATTGACATGTACGACCAGGTACCCGACCTGATCGATGAGTTCGTCGAGAACATCACTACCAACTTCGGCCCCAACCCCTTCAAGGGCTACTAG
- the qmoC gene encoding quinone-interacting membrane-bound oxidoreductase complex subunit QmoC: MSNTVRVQPDLKFVKELQEVGGADLKKCYQCATCSVVCPLSPKDSPYPRKEMVWAQWGLKDRLVNDIDIWLCHNCGTCSTLCPRGAKPGDLLAALRNMAYRNLAPLPIIGKLMSSSSGLPVLAAIPAIFYLLVWVIMAGKLGSFLPEFAFVDHAWVPVEDGIIAFGGLFPGDYVIDPPFILAFVFMLWGFYAGIRNMLNGFKAQPTTYILGRKDEPSYLAALIDTLKYEVLQHTQFNDCAEDDDDENDIKRPFGHKMLMYSFIALLVVTGFVAANHWGGWFFSQIGIDSLGGILSAMGHTPMPLYHPIKLLALVGAGLMIYGLIVLTKRRTNLDQAKQGSSWYDWYLLTLIWVVAGTGIGAMIFRLVHAKILAYPTYYVHLIAVFMLIAYLPWSKLGHVVYRTAALAYAKKIGRIPMGNAK; the protein is encoded by the coding sequence ATGTCGAATACCGTCAGGGTTCAACCGGACCTTAAATTTGTCAAAGAGCTCCAGGAAGTTGGTGGCGCCGACCTCAAGAAGTGCTATCAGTGCGCCACCTGTTCCGTCGTGTGCCCCCTGTCCCCCAAGGACAGCCCCTATCCCCGCAAGGAGATGGTGTGGGCCCAGTGGGGCTTGAAGGACCGTCTGGTCAACGACATTGACATATGGCTCTGCCACAACTGCGGCACCTGCTCCACGCTGTGCCCGCGCGGCGCCAAGCCCGGCGACCTGCTGGCCGCCCTGCGCAACATGGCGTACCGCAATCTGGCTCCGCTGCCGATCATCGGCAAGCTCATGAGCTCCTCTTCCGGCCTGCCCGTGCTGGCCGCGATTCCCGCCATCTTCTACCTGCTGGTGTGGGTGATCATGGCTGGCAAGCTCGGCTCCTTTCTGCCCGAGTTCGCCTTTGTCGATCACGCCTGGGTTCCTGTCGAGGACGGCATCATCGCCTTCGGCGGCCTGTTCCCCGGCGACTACGTGATCGACCCGCCGTTCATCCTGGCCTTCGTCTTCATGCTCTGGGGCTTCTATGCAGGCATCCGGAACATGCTGAACGGATTCAAGGCCCAGCCCACGACCTACATTCTGGGCCGCAAGGACGAACCTTCCTATCTGGCCGCACTCATCGACACCCTGAAGTACGAAGTGCTTCAGCACACCCAGTTCAATGACTGCGCCGAAGATGACGACGACGAAAACGACATCAAGCGGCCCTTCGGTCACAAGATGCTCATGTACTCCTTCATCGCCCTGCTGGTGGTCACCGGTTTTGTTGCCGCCAACCACTGGGGCGGCTGGTTCTTCAGCCAGATCGGCATCGATAGCCTCGGCGGCATCCTGTCCGCCATGGGGCACACTCCCATGCCGCTGTACCACCCGATCAAGCTCCTCGCCCTGGTGGGCGCGGGCCTGATGATCTACGGCCTGATCGTGCTGACCAAGCGCCGGACCAATCTGGACCAGGCCAAGCAGGGCTCCAGCTGGTACGACTGGTATCTGCTGACCCTGATCTGGGTCGTCGCCGGTACCGGCATCGGCGCCATGATCTTCCGTCTGGTGCACGCCAAGATTCTGGCCTATCCGACCTATTACGTGCATCTGATCGCGGTCTTCATGCTGATCGCGTACCTGCCGTGGTCCAAGCTGGGCCACGTGGTGTACAGGACCGCGGCTCTGGCATACGCCAAGAAGATCGGCCGCATTCCCATGGGCAACGCCAAATAG
- a CDS encoding HD domain-containing protein, whose protein sequence is MSQPFKDAVGFCKTIMRNGYDAYVVNARLQELTLDESGNEQELDICTEAGLSELQKYFPNLEPSADKSLLGTLKEGGVTYFFYPADVDDASYTEEAVSIMTPRMLKRLERRGDIPLSAVCPYIPKAKDAYADFAGFEDGMIQFKGIPDQALRKDYSLAYRALRFAANYDKQIEANTWIAIVRNARRVLDYVPMPDFLDEWRKVEAESMWKFFQLLFDSMLLHGLIPEIAALSRIKQIRNPEAGEETVLAHTFDVMKRYPEELPYDWKGTVACLFHDVGKLYTAEYYGEEWHFLQHHRVGAKVSRKILRRLSFSAEDIDLVCDLVRNHMRPHFMLTDKGIRRLKSHDEYPRIMEMVRADIKARDGSWREYNHNLKMAERADIPQEDIEPFLDGNQIMQYTGLKPGPSVGAIRESLLRAQISDDVSNEDQAIAYVKQVAKHF, encoded by the coding sequence ATGAGTCAGCCTTTCAAGGATGCCGTTGGTTTCTGCAAAACCATCATGCGCAACGGGTACGATGCCTACGTGGTGAATGCCCGGCTCCAGGAACTGACCCTGGACGAATCCGGTAATGAGCAGGAGCTGGACATCTGCACCGAAGCGGGGCTGTCCGAGCTTCAGAAATACTTTCCCAATCTGGAACCTTCCGCGGACAAGTCCCTGCTGGGAACCCTCAAGGAAGGCGGGGTCACCTACTTCTTCTACCCCGCCGACGTGGACGACGCCTCGTATACCGAAGAGGCCGTTTCCATCATGACCCCCAGAATGCTCAAGCGGCTGGAACGGCGCGGGGACATTCCCCTGTCCGCCGTCTGCCCCTACATCCCCAAGGCCAAGGACGCCTATGCGGACTTTGCGGGATTCGAGGACGGCATGATCCAGTTCAAGGGCATTCCGGATCAGGCCCTGCGCAAGGACTATTCCCTTGCCTACCGCGCCCTGCGGTTCGCTGCCAATTACGACAAGCAGATCGAGGCCAATACCTGGATCGCCATTGTGCGCAACGCCCGTCGCGTTCTGGATTATGTGCCCATGCCGGATTTTCTGGACGAGTGGCGCAAGGTCGAAGCCGAATCCATGTGGAAGTTCTTCCAGCTGCTCTTCGACTCCATGCTGCTGCACGGCCTGATCCCGGAAATCGCGGCCCTGTCCCGCATCAAGCAGATCAGGAATCCCGAAGCAGGCGAGGAAACCGTGCTCGCCCACACCTTCGACGTGATGAAACGCTATCCCGAGGAGTTGCCGTACGACTGGAAGGGCACGGTGGCGTGTCTGTTCCATGACGTGGGCAAGCTGTACACTGCGGAATACTACGGTGAGGAATGGCATTTCCTTCAGCATCACCGTGTCGGCGCCAAGGTCTCGCGCAAGATTCTGCGCCGCCTGAGCTTTTCCGCCGAGGATATCGATCTGGTGTGCGATCTGGTCCGCAACCACATGCGGCCCCATTTCATGCTCACCGACAAGGGCATTCGTCGTCTCAAGAGTCACGATGAATATCCGCGCATCATGGAAATGGTGCGTGCGGACATCAAGGCTCGCGACGGTTCGTGGCGCGAATACAACCACAATCTCAAGATGGCCGAGCGTGCCGATATCCCGCAGGAGGACATCGAGCCCTTCCTCGACGGCAATCAGATCATGCAGTACACCGGCCTCAAGCCCGGCCCTTCGGTCGGCGCGATCCGAGAATCCCTGCTGCGAGCACAGATCAGTGATGACGTGTCCAACGAGGACCAGGCCATCGCGTATGTCAAGCAGGTGGCAAAGCACTTCTAG
- a CDS encoding dihydroorotase: MAKIDLVVRRAKWQGRDVDVFVSKGRIVELADSKAELDTGDARVEEAFGLQLMPSMTDAHTHLREPGFEYKEDIESGLRAAAWGGFGNIMCMANTRPVNDTDSVTDFMLDKARKAWPNGPRLYPIGALTKGLKGEELAPMAELARAGCVAFSNDGVPVKSTELFRRAVEYSSDWGKPVIDHCEDPYLGVAAGINEGEVSSRLGLPAQPDVAEALQVARDILLAEYLDIPIHLAHISCIKSLDLIRAAKERGVKVTAETAPHYLILTENFLEREENEYDTNAKVNPPLRTEADRLAMIQAVNDGTIDILATDHAPHANYEKETEFDVAPCGITGLDTALSVTWELVQDGALAEEAFFRAWVTRPCEIFDLPMNRFQPGDPADFFLFDPDEEWTVSAETLHSKGRNTPLLGSVRKGRVKTHFLRGKKIV, from the coding sequence ATGGCGAAGATCGATCTCGTGGTCCGCAGGGCCAAGTGGCAGGGCAGGGACGTGGACGTGTTCGTGTCCAAGGGCAGAATTGTGGAACTGGCCGATTCCAAAGCCGAGCTGGACACGGGCGACGCTCGGGTCGAGGAGGCGTTCGGGCTTCAGCTCATGCCGAGCATGACCGATGCGCACACCCATCTGCGCGAGCCGGGCTTCGAGTACAAGGAAGACATCGAGTCCGGGCTGCGTGCTGCGGCATGGGGCGGGTTCGGCAACATCATGTGCATGGCCAACACCAGACCCGTGAACGACACTGATTCCGTGACCGATTTCATGCTGGACAAGGCGCGCAAGGCATGGCCCAACGGACCGAGGCTGTATCCCATCGGCGCGCTCACCAAGGGGCTGAAGGGCGAGGAACTCGCGCCCATGGCCGAACTGGCCCGGGCCGGGTGCGTGGCCTTTTCCAATGACGGCGTGCCCGTGAAATCCACTGAATTGTTCCGCAGGGCCGTGGAATACTCCTCGGACTGGGGCAAGCCCGTGATCGATCATTGCGAGGACCCGTATCTTGGCGTTGCCGCAGGCATCAACGAGGGCGAGGTTTCCAGCCGACTGGGGCTGCCCGCGCAACCGGACGTGGCCGAGGCCCTTCAGGTGGCCCGGGACATCCTGCTGGCCGAGTATCTGGACATCCCCATTCATCTGGCCCACATCTCCTGCATCAAGTCCCTTGATCTGATCCGGGCGGCCAAGGAGCGCGGGGTCAAGGTCACGGCCGAAACCGCGCCGCATTACCTGATACTTACCGAAAACTTTCTCGAGCGCGAGGAAAACGAGTACGACACCAATGCCAAGGTGAATCCGCCCCTGCGCACCGAGGCGGATCGGCTCGCCATGATTCAGGCCGTGAACGACGGCACCATCGACATTCTGGCCACGGATCACGCGCCCCATGCGAATTACGAAAAGGAAACCGAATTCGACGTGGCTCCGTGCGGCATCACCGGGCTGGATACGGCTCTGTCCGTGACGTGGGAACTCGTGCAGGACGGCGCGCTTGCCGAAGAGGCGTTTTTCCGCGCCTGGGTCACCCGGCCGTGCGAGATATTCGATCTGCCGATGAATCGTTTCCAACCCGGTGATCCCGCAGACTTCTTTCTGTTCGATCCGGATGAGGAATGGACCGTGTCTGCCGAGACCCTGCATTCCAAGGGCAGAAACACGCCGCTGCTCGGTTCCGTCCGCAAAGGCCGGGTCAAAACCCATTTCCTTCGTGGGAAAAAAATTGTATAA
- a CDS encoding aspartate carbamoyltransferase catalytic subunit, with protein sequence MKWRHKDLLDVSQLSQSEVMAIFETAARFQEINERPVKKVPTLRGRSVVLFFAEPSTRTKTSFDVAGKRLSADTFSLAKSSSSLQKGETLKDTALTLQAMAPDAIVIRHWCSGAARFMADRLDCAVINAGDGRHAHPTQALLDGFTLHQEWGDVAGRTVLILGDIAHSRVARSNVHLFNKLGAKVRLCGPRTLLPPAVKSWPATVYSDLDEAVKGVDVVMCLRLQLERQHDGLLPDLREYARTYGLSARHLEMAAPDVRIMHPGPLNRGVEISSDVADCAQSLILDQVASGVATRMAVLFLHMTRKGEE encoded by the coding sequence ATGAAATGGCGACACAAGGACCTGCTTGACGTTTCCCAGCTTTCCCAGTCCGAGGTCATGGCGATCTTCGAGACCGCAGCGCGGTTTCAGGAGATCAACGAGCGGCCCGTGAAAAAGGTGCCCACCTTGCGCGGTCGCAGCGTGGTGCTGTTTTTCGCGGAACCCAGCACTCGGACCAAAACCAGTTTCGACGTGGCGGGCAAGCGGCTTTCAGCGGACACCTTTTCCCTGGCCAAGAGTTCGTCCAGCCTGCAAAAGGGCGAGACGCTCAAGGATACGGCCCTGACGCTTCAGGCCATGGCCCCGGACGCCATCGTGATCCGGCACTGGTGCAGCGGCGCGGCCCGGTTCATGGCGGATCGGCTCGACTGCGCTGTGATCAATGCGGGCGACGGCAGGCATGCGCATCCCACGCAGGCCCTGCTGGACGGCTTTACCCTGCATCAGGAATGGGGCGACGTGGCCGGGCGCACCGTGCTCATTCTCGGGGATATCGCGCACAGCCGCGTGGCCCGTTCCAACGTGCATCTCTTCAACAAGCTCGGGGCCAAGGTCCGGCTCTGCGGACCGCGCACCCTGCTTCCCCCGGCCGTGAAGAGCTGGCCTGCGACCGTGTATTCCGATCTGGACGAGGCGGTGAAGGGCGTGGACGTGGTCATGTGTCTGCGTCTTCAGCTCGAACGCCAGCACGACGGTCTGCTTCCCGATCTGCGCGAATATGCCCGTACCTACGGCCTGTCCGCGCGGCATCTGGAAATGGCGGCTCCGGATGTGCGCATCATGCATCCCGGCCCCCTGAACCGGGGCGTGGAGATCAGCTCGGACGTGGCGGACTGTGCCCAGTCCCTGATTCTGGATCAGGTGGCAAGCGGCGTTGCCACGCGCATGGCCGTGCTCTTTCTGCACATGACCCGCAAGGGCGAGGAATAG